The genomic DNA GGTGGCCAGCGTCCAGCCCGCGCCGGGCGTCCACGCGCCGGGGCCAATCTTCATCGCCACGCTGCCGCTGTTGCCCGTGATGATGGCGGCGTAGCGGCTGGTGTCCGCGACCACGATGTTCACGGCCGACGTGGACGTGATGCCCTTGGCGCGCCGCACCTGGATGAGCTTGTTGATCTCCGGCGCCTGGTTCCAGTCGTAGTAGTGCACCCAGTACACGGTGGGCACGCCAGGGTGGGTCAGGATGTAGGCATAGCCCTGCATGACCTTGTCGCTGGGGAACGGCCAGTGGTTCTGTCCGCCGCTCGGGTAGCTGGGGCCGGTGTCGTGGTTGTCGATGAACGTCACCGTCTTGGCCGGCCACCAGCCCATCGCGCCCGCGGGCTTGCCCTGGCTGTCCTTGAGTCGCCAGAACTCGTTGTACTGCACCGCCTGCTGGAGCAGTCCCTTGGTGGTGAAGTCGAACGCCGCCGAGCGCCCGCCCGTGGCATCCAGCCAGTTCATGATGAGCTGACGGTGCGCGTCGGGGTTGGCCAGGTTGAGGTCGGTCCACAGCTCGCCCACGGAGAAGTAGGGCGACGTGGCCGCGTTGTACTGGCCCACGTAGCTGCCCGCGTAGCCCTTCACGTAGTCGTAGCGCCAGCCGTCGTACCCGATGGTCGTCTTCATCCAGTTGAGCCACGCGATGAGGTCCGTCTGGACGAAGGCCTTGCTGTGGTCGATGTCCCGCGCCGCGCTGAAGCCGTCGCCGGAGTCCGCGCCGCCGCACGCGCCGGTCCACTCGTCGCCGGCCACCACCGCGTTGCAGCCCCACGTGGGGAAGGTGAAGTCCGCCCAGCCAGTGGTGCCCACGCGGTGGTTGATGACGACGTCCGCCAGCACGCGCACGCCCTGGCCGTGCAGCGCGGCGATGGCCGCCTTCAACTGCGCCTCGGTGCCGTAGGCGCTGTCCTGCACGGAGAGCCGGCGCGGCAGGTAGCCCTCCAGCGAGGCCGCGTCACCCGACGGCGGCAACCACACCATCGTGAAGCCGCCCGCCGCGATGCTCGAGGCGTTGGTCTGGATGACGTTCCACCACGGCTTCGTCTCCTGCGAGCGCCAGTGGAAGCCCTGCAACATCACCGCGCTGCTGTTGCCGTCCAGCTCGCCCGCGCTGGCCGACATGGCGAACAGCCCGGCGAACAACCCGACGCACAGCGACACCCCCACCGTCCACGCCCGATGCATCACTCGCTTCTTGTCCATGAACGACTCCCACGTTTGAGAGGCGCGCGGGACCTATCGCTGGTTTTCAAGTAAATCACGTTGTTCAAGTTGTAAATCGTTGGCGGCGTGCCGAGCGGGGGCCGGCCAGGGGCGGACCGGAGCCGTTCAGGACAGCGCCCCGACCGCTCGGTCGCTCGGTTCGAACCGGAGCCCGCGCACTGGGCATGGTGGCGGTCATTGCCGCGCCGAGCGCGCGGCCCGAGGTGCGCCGCCATGTCCCTGTCCGCTTCGTCTCCGTCCGAGCCCTACAAGGTCCTCTCCGCCCACCGGTCGCCGTCGTGGCTGCCCGCGGTGACGAACCCCCGACGCATGCTGTTGGCCGCGTTGGCGGTGGGCTACGTGACGCAGGCCCTGCTGTACCAGCCCGGTATGTGGGGCGTGTCCTTCCCGCTGGTGGTGCTCGTCGTGCTCGGGGCTCTGCTGTGGATGGGGGGCCAGGAAGGGTGGGAGCGCGCGCGGCCGAACGCCTGGCTCGTGGCGCCGCTGGTGGTGGTGTCGGGGTTCGTCGCGGTGCGGGACAGCGACTGGCTGACGGTGGTGAACGTGCTGACCTCGGCCGTGTTGATGATGTTGCTGACGCACTTCTGGGCGGCGGGGCGCGTGGAGCGGTTGGGGTTGATGGGCTACCCGCGCGTGGTGCTGAACGCCGCGCTCCAGCCCCTGCGCTATCCGCAGGTGCTGGTGCGAGACGGCGTGAACCTCCAGGGGGTGCGCCAGCACTCCGTCGGCTTGAAGGCGCTGGGGCGGGGCCTCTTGCTCGCGGTGCCGGTGCTCTTCGTGTTCGGCGTCCTGCTGGAGTCCGCGGACGTGGCGTTCAGCAAGGCGGTGGAGCGCCTGCTGTCGTCGGCGGTGCTGACGGAGTTCGTGGCGGTGGCGACGGCGCGGGGCATCGCCACGGTGCTGTCGGCGTGCGTGGCGGCGGGCATCCTCGGGCACGCGCTGCGGAGGCGGAGCTTCGTGGAGGCGGGAGAGCAGGAGGAGGCGCCGGTCGCGCCTCGCCTGGGGCTCATCGAGGCGCTCACGCTGGTGGTCACGGTGGACGCGCTGTTCCTCGTCTTCGCCGCGTTCCAGGTCATGTACCTGTTCATCGGGGACGCGACGTCACCGGCGCCTGGGTACACCTATGCGCAGTATGCGCGTCAGGGCTTCTCCGAGCTGGTGCTCGTCTCCGCGCTGACGCTGGGGTTGGTGATGGCCCTGGCGCGATGGACGCGCCGCGAGTCTCGCTCCGCCGAGCTGCTGTTCCGTGGCGCGACGTCCGTGATGGTGGCGCTCACGCTGGTCATCCTCGCCTCGGCCGTGAAGCGGATGGGGCTCTACGAGGATGCCTTCGGCTACACGCAGCTTCGCCTCTACACGCACGTCTTCATGTTCGCGCTGGGCGGCGTGCTGACCTGGCGCGCGGTGACGCTCTGGTGGCGGCCCGAGCGCTTCGCGGTGGGCGCGTTCGTCACGGCGCTGGGTGCGGTGCTGGCGCTCAATGTCATCAACCCCGATGCGTTCATCGTCCGGCACAACCTGGCGCGCGTGGAGGGGGATGAGCTGCCGGACCTCGACTACCTGATGGGTCTGTCCGCGGACGCGGCGCCCGAGGTGCTGGCGCTGCTGTCCGAGCGAGAGCCGGAGTGGACGGCGCGGTTCTTCCATCGCTTCGTGCTGCACCCCGGCGCGGGGCCCGAGAGCGCGTGGCGGGAGTGGAACCTGGCGCGTCGGCACGCGACCTTGCTGGCGGACCGCGTCGCGAAGCCCGCCGCGGAGTAGCCGCTGCCCACCGCGCGACGCTCGCCAGCCCGGGAGTGCCGGGCGCTCTCCGCGACAGCGCGCCGTGCTGGAATGGTGCGGGTGCCGAGGGTTCCATCGGCACCTCAACTCGGGGGAATCCATGTCGCCACCGTCGCTGTCGCGGGTGTTGGTCTGCGTCGTGTCCCTGGCCGTGGGCGCGTCGTGTCGCACGTCGCACTCACCGCCCCCCACGCCGCCCGAGGAGACCCCGTGTCGCGCCTCGATGGTCGCTCCCACCGCGACGCGCGAGAAGTTCCTCACCGTCGCGCGGAAGGTCCCCGGTGAGTATGTCGTCGTGCTCGCCGAGCCCGCGCGAGAGCTGAGCGCGCAGGAGGTCTCCGCGAGCGTCGCGCAGCTCTCCGCGCGCCATGGCGGCACGCCGTTCCAGGTCTACGCGCACGCGCTGCGCGGCTTCGCCAGCCGCATGACCGAGGCGCAGGCGCGGGCCATGGCCGCGGCGCCCGAGGTGGCGCTCGTGCAGGAGAACGGCGTGCTGCGATTGGAGGAAACGCAGACGGGCGCGACGTGGGGGCTCGACCGCATGGATCAGCGCGACCTCCCGTTGAATCAGCAGTACCTGTATCGCCGGAGCGGGCGCGGCGTGCACGTGTACCTGCTCGATACGGGCATCCGTCCCACGCATCGGGAGTTCGGTGGGCGGGCCGACGCTCCGTTCGACTCCGCGGAGGTGGGAGGCAAGGGCATCGACTGCCATGGCCACGGCACGCACGTGGCCGCCACGGTGGGCGGACGCATGTATGGCATGGCGAAGGACGCGCAGCTCCACGCGGTGCGGGTGCTCGGCTGCACCGGAGGCGGCACGACGGCCGGGGTGGTGGCGGGCGTGGACTGGGTCGCGGAGCACCATCAGTCTCCCGCGGTGGCGAACATGAGCCTGGGCGGACCGGTGGACGCGGTCCTGGACGAGGCGGTGCGCCGGGCTGTCCACGCGGGCGTCACGTTCGTGGTGGCGGCGGGCAACGAGAGCGAGGACGCATGTCAGCACTCTCCGGCGCGAGTCGATGAAGCGCTGAGCGTGGGCGCCACCAACGTGGGAGACGCTCGCGCCTCGTTCTCCAACTATGGCCAGTGCGTGGACCTCTTCGCGCCGGGAGAGGGCATCGTGTCGGCCTGGATTACCGATGACTCGGCCACGCAGGTGCTGAGCGGCACGTCCATGGCGAGCCCACACGTCACGGGGGCCGTGGCGCTCTACCTGGAAGAGAACCCCACGGCCTCGCCCGAGGCGGTGGCGCGCGCGCTGGTGGACAACGCGACGCCCGACAAGGTGAGCCATGCGGGGCGCTGCTCGCCCACGCGGATGGCGTTCTCGGGCTTCATCTCGCCCGTGCAGCAGCCCACGGTTCGTCAGGGCGCCGAGTAGCGCTCAGGCATACGCACGCGTGAGCACGTCCTGGAGCGCCGGCGGCAGGTTGTGCTGCTGGCCCACGCGCTCCAGGTGGGTCGCGTCCACGGCGAGCGCGTCCAGCGGCACCGAGGGCGCGATGCCCGTGGCGTCCGCGAGCAGCTCGGGCACCAGTGCCGCCATGTCGCCGTGCTCCAGGTCTTGCTCCATGTCGAGCGCGAGCACGAAGGGGCGCTCGTGGGCGTCCTTCGCCCCCGCGCGATGACGTGTCTGGATGAAGCCGGGCAGGTCCGAGAGCGCGGCCTCCAGTGTGGCGCTGGCCTGGGTCAGTTTCAGGCCCGCCAGCTCGGAGCCCGGGGTCTCCAACGCGAAGGCCTTCGGCGCTCCGGCGACCGGGAGGATTTCGAGCGGCGCGCCGGGCGAGGCCCACAGGCTTCGCATCAGGTTCTCGGCGCCGCAGCGTGGCACGCCATGCACCACCACGAGCTGGACCTCCGCCTCGGTGGCATCCACGAGGAGCGAGTAGGGGTCGCCCGTCGTTCCCGCGATGGCGACCACGTCCGCCAAGGCCCCCGCGCGCAGCGTCCCCAGCTCCGCGCTCCAGCCGAGGCACGCGGCCGGCTCGCGGGTGACCAGGCTCACCAGTCGCTGCTCATCGAGGCGACCGCCCTGCGCCGCGGAGACCCACCGCGCCACCTTGAGTTCTTCCAGCAGGTTCTTGCTGCCCGTGGGCGACCAATCACAGCCGAGCGACAGCGGCACGCCCGCGTCGAGCACCGCGTTCAAGTCCAGCGTCCGCCCATAGAGCAGCAGGTTGCTGAAGGGAGACCAGACCGCCTTCGCGCCCGCGCGAGCAAGGGCCACGTAGTCCTCGGGCTGGAGCGCGAGCGCGTGCACGCCCACGAGCGAAGGCGCGAGCAAGGCGTTCGCCTGGAGGTCGACGAAGTGCTGACGCGCGCTCGCGTCGGTGCCTTCGGACAGGTGGTAGAAGAACGCCGGGTAGCGCGTGAGCGAGCGGCGGAACGCGGCGATGTCCTCGGGCACGGGGCGCAGGTCGGGCACCAGCGTGTTGGCCTCGGGGAGGCGCGCGTCGTCGGTCTGCTCGACGTTGCGCATGGCGCCGCGAAACAAGCGGATGCCGCCCGCGACCTGGGTCTTGATGCCCTGGCCCGTGGTCGTTCCCGCCAGCAGGGCCTTGGCCTCGACGTAGCGGACGATGGCGCGCGCTGTCTCCGGCACGGCGGCCAGCGCGTGCAGCGGCAGGGAGATGCTGGACTTGTATTCCGCGTGGCGCGGCCACTGGTCGCGGTTGTGATACGCGGCCGGCACGCGCCAGAGCGGCAGGATGTTGTAGGCGAAGTGATTGTGCAGGTCGATGAGGCCCGGATAGAGCGTGGCGCGGGTGTCGATGACAGGCGCGGACTCGAAGCCCGGAGGCAGCGGCTCGCCCGGGCGGAGCACCGCCTCCAGCCGACCCTGGCGAATGGCGAGCCGTCCCGCGTCGATGACCGCGTTCGCGTCGTTCATCGTCACGAGCCGTCCCTTCAGCACGAAGGTCGAGCCCGTGTCCGTGTCCACCTCGCCCTCTCGGAGCGGCGCGGGGGCGCGGACCTTGTCGCGTGAGTTCATGGCGTGTCCTCAATGGGGAATGCGTGGGTCCTTCGGAGTGCTTCCCGACGGTTCGGACCGCTGCTCGCCACGGGCGAACACCACCAGGGGCAGCGCGTGGGGCACGGCCTCGTTCGTGTCCCGCGAGGCATGGAGCACGAGGCTGCCGTCTTCTCGCAGCGACGCACGCACCGCCACCCGCGCGGCCTGCGCGGCATCCTCTTCCGTGCGCCACGTCTCGACCCGGTACTCATTGGCCGCGGTGCGCGCGAGGTTCCGCCCCGTGTCCAGCGCGAGGCGGATCGCGTCCGCGAGCGTGCGAACCTGGGCCACGCGCTGCGCGTCGTCGAGGATGACAGGTGCGGTCATGACTCCCCCGATACCGGCGAGGCCACGCGGCGCCACCGCCTGGCGACAGGATGCCCCGGGAGCCTTGCCCGCGCATCGAAGGTGCCTTGGCCCTCCAGGGAGGGGTCGCGTCTACCCAGGACGGTGTCTAGACTTGCGCGGCGCCGGGGGTGCCCGGGACGTCTCGAACAGGCGAGGCGGTTGAGGAAGGACCTTGCGTGCCCGCCACGCCGCGCTCCGTCGTGCTCGATACCAACGTCGTGTTGGATCTGTTTGTTTTCGATGACGCATGGGCTCGTCCGCTGCGAGCGCCCTTGGAGCAGGGCGAGCTGGTCGCGTGGGTGGACGCCGCGACGTTGAGAGAGCTGGAGCTGGTGCTGGCCTATCCCTCCTTCGCGCTGGAGGCGGTGGCGCAGCGTGCCGTCCTGGTGCGCTATCAATCGCTCACACGGGTGTCCTCGCTGGACGGGCCCGCCCGCGAGCTGCCTCGCTGCCGTGACGCGGATGATCAGAAGTTCCTGGAGCTGGCGGATCGCTCGGGCGCGGCCTGGCTGGTGAGCAAGGACAGACGGCTGTTATCCATGGCCGGTGGCCAGCGGCTTCCCTTCGACATCCTCTCTCCCCGGCAGGCCGCCAGACGGCTTTTGCACGTGGATCCGGAGGTCACCCCGCGGCCGTAAGTCAGTGTCACGTGCGATGTCTCACGGGACCCGCAGTGTCATTTGCGCCTCGCGCTCACGGGGGACGAACGCGAGGGGCCTTGCCCGCGACTGGCTTGCCATGCGCGAATTCCATGGTGGGCACGTTCGCTGACAGTTCCCCCAACAAAGGAAGTGCTTCTCATGAACAAGAGCCTGCGTGATCGTCTTGGATGGTTGGCCCTCGGAGTCTCGCTGCTGGGTGCGTGCGGTGGACCCGGCGAGGAACTCTCCGACGCCACACCGGTGCTGGCCGAGAGTGACTCGGCACTGCAGTCCTCGGATGTCTCGGTGGTGTTGAGCACGGCTCAGTCCAGCTTCGACTCCGCCGACGCCGTGAAGTTGTCCGTGAGCTTCACCAACATCTCTCCGCGCCCCGTCAGCCTGCTGCGCTGGTTCATGCCGCTGGATGGAATGGAGGAGCCGCTGTTCCAGGTCACGCTCGACGGCAAGCCCGTGCCGTTCCTGGGGCCTCACTACAAGCGTCCCATGCCCGCGGAGGTCGACTACCGCCGGCTGCATCCGGGAGAGACCATCTCGGGGCCCGTGATTCTCTCGGACCTCTATGACCTGTCTCGCTCGGGCCGCTACGTGGTGCGCTTCCGCGTGGATCGCTCGAAGCTGCACGGCTCCGGCAAGGCGGGCGCGCTGCTCCAGTCCAACGAGGTGTCGCTGTGGATCTCCGGCCGCGCCAACGCGCGACTGGAGGCGGATGCGCCCGTGTATCCGCTCACCGCCAACCTGTCCTATACGAAGTGCGACGCCACCCAGCAGGCCACCGTCCTCCAGGCCGTGAACGCGGCGTCGAACTATGCGAACGGCGCCACGAGCTACCTGGGCGGCCCGTCGTCCGCGACGTCGCGCTACACCACCTGGTTCGGGGCGTTCTCCTCGGCCGGCTGGAACACGGCGGCGAGCCACTTCACGTCCATCAAGAACGCCTTCGACACCAAGCCGGTGACGGTCGACTGCGGCTGCAAGAAGACCTACTACGCCTACGTCTACCCGAATCAGCCGTACAAGATTTACGTGTGCAAGGCGTTCTGGTCCGCGCCGATGACGGGCACGGACTCCAAGGGCGGCACGCTCATCCACGAGATGAGCCACTTCACCGCGACGGCTGGCACGGATGACTGGGTCTACGGCCAGAGTGGAGCGCAGAGCCTCGCCCTGTCGGATCCGAGCCAGGCGCTCGATAACGCCGACAGCCACGAGTACTTCGCGGAGAACAACCCGAGCCTGCCGTAGTCCCTTGCGCATGCGGTGGGGACGCTGAGCCCCCACCGAGGCAGGTCCGAGCCCTGGCGCGCCGATGCCTGGCGCGCTGGGGACCGGGCAGGCGCAGGTCCGTACCGCGAGTCAAAAACGCGTTCAAACCTTGGAGGTGAGGGCCAAGTCGGTCCATCCTGCGCCCCGGTGCGTTATCCCTACTGGCTCCTCCTGGTCTGCGCGGGCTGTGCCGCGCGTGTCGTGTCCCCCGTCGCGGCTCCCGCCGCTGTCGCCGCGCGTCCGGAAGCCGCCGCGACCGCGCCACAGTCCGCCGCGCCTCCGCCCGAGGCCACCGCGCCCGTGAGCAGTGCGGCGCCCACGAGTCCGGGGGCCGCGACACCTGCGAGCGCGACCGCTGCTCCGGCACCCGCGAGCGCCACGGCCGCTCCGACCGAGGGCGCCACCGCGCTGGCTCCGTGCACCGAGTCCGCCGAGGCGCTGGCCGAGGAGGACGATGACGCCGAGAGCCTTCCGGCCGACGCCGAGACCGACGGCGAGGTCGGCGAGATGCAGGACTCCGCGACGAGCGCCGCGCCTGCGGGGCCGGTGTACACGGCGGAGCTGTCTGACTCGGAGCTGGCCGACAAGTGGAAGAAGGAGCCCGCGTCGCTGGGCTCCATGTCGGTGGGCTTCGTGGAGAGCGGGCGCATGGTGAACAGCGTCCAGTTCCCCCAGGGCAAGGACTGGATTGTCGTCTCGCCGGAGCAGGCGTGGGCCACCAACGAGACGGTGGACGCGCTGGCGGGCGTCATCCGCGACGTGCGCTCGCGCTTCCCCAACGTGCCGCCCATCCGGGTCAACGCGATGAGCGCCAAGGAAGGCGGCTACATCCGCCCGCACAAGAGCCACCAGAACGGCCGGGACGTGGACCTCGGATTCTACTATCCGACGGTGGACCCGGTGCGGGCCCGCGAGCGCGAGCGCTACATCGACGTGGCCATGAACTGGGAGCTGGTGCGCACGCTGGTGACGACCACCGACGTCCAGATGATCCTCGTGGACAAGCGGGTCCAGAAGGTCCTGTACGACTACGCGCTGGCGCACGGCGAGGACAAGGCGTGGCTGAACTCACTGTTCAACGCGGGCCCGTCCTCCATCCTCAAGCATGCCCGGCACCACCGGGACCACTTCCACGTGCGCTTCTACAACGCGCGCGCGCAGGAGCTGGGTCGCCGGGTGGCGCCGCTGCTGGCGCTCCAGCCCGAGCACAACCTGCTGTCGCATCGCGTGCGCTCGGGCGACACGCTGGGCGCGCTCGCGCTGCGCTACAACTCGAGCGTGGCGGGCATCAAGAAGGCCAGCCGCATGCGGAACACCTTCCTGCGCATCGGCCAGGTGCTCACCATCCCGCTGCGAGGCCCGTGCACGCACTGCCCCATTCCTCCGGCCATGGTGTTGCCGCCGCGTCGCATGCCTCCCGCGACGCAGGCTCCCGCCGTGGCCGCGGCTTCCTCGGACGTGGCCGCGTCGCCGTCCGTCTCCGCTCCCTGTACCCCCGTAGCGCCGGCGACCGTGACGGTCCCTGCCACGGGCACGGCCGGTCTGTCGACCGCGCGCTGAAGAGGTCTCATCCATGGCTACCCCCCACATCTCCGCTGCCCCTGGTGATTTCGCTGACGTCGTCCTCATGCCGGGGGACCCGCTTCGCGCCCGCTACATCGCCGAGCGCTTCTTCGAGAACGCCCGCAACGTGACCTCGGTGCGCAACATGCTGGGCTACACCGGCACGTACCAGGGCCGGAAGCTGTCCGTGCTGGGCCACGGCATGGGCGTCCCGTCCATCTCCATCTACGCGACCGAGCTCATCAAGGAGTTTGGCGCGCGCGTGCTCATCCGCGTGGGGAGCTGCGGCGCCCTGCGCCAGGACGTGCAGGTGCGCGATGTCATCGTCGCGCTCGGCGCGGGCACCGACTCCAAGGTGAACCGCATGCGGTTGATGGACCACGACTTCCCGGCCGTGGCGGACTTCGAGCTGGCGCGCAAGGCGGTGGATGCCGCGCGCAAGCGCTCGCGCTCGGTGCGCGTGGGCTCGGTGTTCACCTCGGACCTGTTCTACCACCCGCAGCCGGCGCTCAATGACGCGCTGGAGCGCATGGGCATCCTCGCGGTGGAGATGGAGGTCGCGGGCCTGTATGGCGTCGCGGCCGAGTTCGGGGCGCGGGCGCTCGGGCTGCTGACCGTGTCGGATCACCTCCGCACGGGCGCGAAGCTCACCGCCGAGGAGCGTCAGACGACCTTCGACGAGATGATCGAGCTGGCGCTCGACGTCGCCGTCTCCGAGGCGTGAGTTCGATGGCGCCTCCACCTCGTCCTGGCCGTGGAGGCGCCCCGCGCCACCGGGTGAGCCAGCGCACGCCGGGCCACCACTACAACGGTAGCTTCCTGTCCGCGGTGGACCGCGGGGCCATCCTCGCGTGGCTGGGCGCGCTGCATCCGCTGTGGGAGGAGCGCTACTCCCAGCACTTCCCTCCGCCCGCGGGACAGACGCAGCGGCGCTTGCTGCGTCCGGTGTACTGGTTGGGCAACTGGCAGTTCGCGTGTCTGGACTACTACCGCCCGCCGAAGGGCGTGTGGAACCGGTGCGTGAAGGCCGAGCCCTTCCCGGACGTGCTCCAGCGTCAGGTGGAGAAGGTGGAGGCGCATGCGCGCCGCATGTTCCGAGGGCCGGACATGCCTCGGGGCTGGCACCTCAACACGTGCCTGGTGAACTTCTACGGCAACCGTCTGGAGGATGGGCGCTGGGTGGACACCGCGCGGGTGGGCGAGCACAAGGACTTCGAGCCGGGCCCCGTGGCGTCGCTGTCCTTCGGGGAGCGGGCGCTCATCCAGTTCGTCACGTCGTCCCGGCCGGGCGAGCGGGACGCGGTGCTGCTGGAGCAGTGGTTGGATGACGGCTCGCTGCAGTTGTTCGGAGGCGCGCAGTGGAAGGAGCAGACCTTCCACCGGGTGCAGCGGGTGGACACGCGCGCGGGCCATGTGTTGAAGCCGGAGCTGCCGGACTTCCAGACCCGCCGCATCAACCTCACGTTCCGCTTTGTGCCGGACGAGCACGTGACGCTGTTCGCGCGGCTGTCACCCGAGGCGCGCGAGGACGTGCGGCCGTACATGGAGACGCTCGCCCAGCACAGCGCGTTCTTCCGCGCCGAACTGGAGCGCGAAGCGGCGAAGCCGCCGCCTCCCCAGCCATGAATCCGCGGTGCCCCCAGGCTCCGCGGGACTCTTCCGCGTCCTGACTCACGAGGACGCGAGGAGCGAGCCCAGGCGGCCGGTGAAGCTTCGGGTCATCTCCGCGACCTCCGCGTGCATCCAGCGCGTGAAGTGCTGGACCTTCGATGCCCCCTGGCTCTCGCGACTGCTCAGGAGCCGGTAGCCGTACTCGGAGTCGAGCGGCGTGAAGGGGGCGAGCACCAGCCGGCCCCTCTCCAGGTCCTCCCAGGCGAGGGAGTGCGGCACCAGCGCCACGCCGAGCCCCGCGACCGCGGCCTGCACCAGCACGCCCCCGTGGCTGTAGCTCCGCGAGAAGTCATAGCGGCGGTCCCGAAGGCCGTGGGCCTCCAACAGGCGAAGCCACAGCTCCGGGGTGTCCTCGTAGACGAGCGGATAGCGCCAGAGGGTCGCAGGGGAGGGCGCGGGGAGTGGCCTGCGCCGCGCCGAAACCAACTCGGGGGCGTGGACCACCACGAGTCGTTCCTGGAAGAGGAGGTCGGCTGCGCCACCGCTCGCGACCCGGCCGTAGCGAAGCGCGACATCGCACGCGCCATCGTCCAGAGAGACGACGTGGTCTCCCGCCTCGACGCGCAGGTCCAGCTCGGGGTGCAGCTCGGTGAACCGATGCATCCTCGGCACCAGCCACTTCATGGCGAAGGAGTGGGTCGCCGAGATGCGCAGGACGAGCTCGGCGTCTCCGTCCTGGAGGGCACCAATCCTCGCGTTCAGTTCCCGCAGGAGTCGCGAGACGGTGCCCGCCAGCTCGCGGCCCTTCTCGGTGACGGTGATGTGGCGTGGGTGCCTCGTGAACAGCTGGAAGCCTAGCGCCTGCTCCAGTTGCTTCACTTGCTGGCTGACCGCCGCCGGCGTCTTGTTCAGCTCCCGGGCCGCGAGCCGGAAGCTGCTCCAGCGCGCGGCGCACTCGAAGTCCATCAAGCCCGACAGGCTGTGCAAGGGCTGCCTCATCTCGTCGAGGCTAAGAAAAGCTGATTCAAGGTCAAGTTCTTCCGGGTTGTTGCTCCAAGGCCCCGAGCACAGCATGCCGCCATCGACGAACAGAGGTGGAGTCATGGGCAAGAACATCTTGGTCATTGGTGGAACGCGCTTCTTCGGGAGACTGCTGGTGCGCGGGCTGGTGGACGTGGGGCACCAGGTCACGCTCGCGACGCGAGGTCGGGCGACCGATGCGTTCGGGAGCCAGGTCCGGCGCATCCGAGTGGACCGTCGCGACGAGGCGGCGATGTCCGCGGCCTTCGCCGCCGCTGGGCACTTCGACGTCGTCTACGATCAGATGTGCTACAGTCCGCTGGACGCCGCGATCTCCACCCGGGTCTTCGCGGGACGGGTGTCGCGCTACGTGATGGCTTCGACGATTGAAGTCTACCGAGCGCTGTACGGCTCGCAGGGCACGCCGTTCCGCGAGGAGGCGCTCGACCTGTCGCGCGAGCCCATCGAGCGGGCGTTCCCGTGGCATGAGTCCGAGCTGCCCGAGGCTCGGTATGGCCAGGGCAAGCGTCAGGCAGAGGCGTACTTCCAGCAGGACGGCTCGCTCCCCGTGGTCAGCGTGCGCATCGGGCATGT from Myxococcaceae bacterium JPH2 includes the following:
- a CDS encoding penicillin-insensitive murein endopeptidase, yielding MVCAGCAARVVSPVAAPAAVAARPEAAATAPQSAAPPPEATAPVSSAAPTSPGAATPASATAAPAPASATAAPTEGATALAPCTESAEALAEEDDDAESLPADAETDGEVGEMQDSATSAAPAGPVYTAELSDSELADKWKKEPASLGSMSVGFVESGRMVNSVQFPQGKDWIVVSPEQAWATNETVDALAGVIRDVRSRFPNVPPIRVNAMSAKEGGYIRPHKSHQNGRDVDLGFYYPTVDPVRARERERYIDVAMNWELVRTLVTTTDVQMILVDKRVQKVLYDYALAHGEDKAWLNSLFNAGPSSILKHARHHRDHFHVRFYNARAQELGRRVAPLLALQPEHNLLSHRVRSGDTLGALALRYNSSVAGIKKASRMRNTFLRIGQVLTIPLRGPCTHCPIPPAMVLPPRRMPPATQAPAVAAASSDVAASPSVSAPCTPVAPATVTVPATGTAGLSTAR
- the deoD gene encoding purine-nucleoside phosphorylase gives rise to the protein MATPHISAAPGDFADVVLMPGDPLRARYIAERFFENARNVTSVRNMLGYTGTYQGRKLSVLGHGMGVPSISIYATELIKEFGARVLIRVGSCGALRQDVQVRDVIVALGAGTDSKVNRMRLMDHDFPAVADFELARKAVDAARKRSRSVRVGSVFTSDLFYHPQPALNDALERMGILAVEMEVAGLYGVAAEFGARALGLLTVSDHLRTGAKLTAEERQTTFDEMIELALDVAVSEA
- a CDS encoding alpha-ketoglutarate-dependent dioxygenase AlkB; translated protein: MAPPPRPGRGGAPRHRVSQRTPGHHYNGSFLSAVDRGAILAWLGALHPLWEERYSQHFPPPAGQTQRRLLRPVYWLGNWQFACLDYYRPPKGVWNRCVKAEPFPDVLQRQVEKVEAHARRMFRGPDMPRGWHLNTCLVNFYGNRLEDGRWVDTARVGEHKDFEPGPVASLSFGERALIQFVTSSRPGERDAVLLEQWLDDGSLQLFGGAQWKEQTFHRVQRVDTRAGHVLKPELPDFQTRRINLTFRFVPDEHVTLFARLSPEAREDVRPYMETLAQHSAFFRAELEREAAKPPPPQP
- a CDS encoding LysR family transcriptional regulator encodes the protein MHSLSGLMDFECAARWSSFRLAARELNKTPAAVSQQVKQLEQALGFQLFTRHPRHITVTEKGRELAGTVSRLLRELNARIGALQDGDAELVLRISATHSFAMKWLVPRMHRFTELHPELDLRVEAGDHVVSLDDGACDVALRYGRVASGGAADLLFQERLVVVHAPELVSARRRPLPAPSPATLWRYPLVYEDTPELWLRLLEAHGLRDRRYDFSRSYSHGGVLVQAAVAGLGVALVPHSLAWEDLERGRLVLAPFTPLDSEYGYRLLSSRESQGASKVQHFTRWMHAEVAEMTRSFTGRLGSLLASS
- a CDS encoding NAD-dependent epimerase/dehydratase family protein, with protein sequence MGKNILVIGGTRFFGRLLVRGLVDVGHQVTLATRGRATDAFGSQVRRIRVDRRDEAAMSAAFAAAGHFDVVYDQMCYSPLDAAISTRVFAGRVSRYVMASTIEVYRALYGSQGTPFREEALDLSREPIERAFPWHESELPEARYGQGKRQAEAYFQQDGSLPVVSVRIGHVLAGPEDFTGRLAHYVRLVKARAPLRCSQGGAGSSFIDAEGISAFLRWVGDGTFLGPINASSEGALSALDIHRRVAEVLDVPPLVETVDTPVNPTELSPFDYPEPYVMDTQRARSLGYRLGHTREWLDGLIRQHDAALQDQGR